Part of the Catalinimonas alkaloidigena genome is shown below.
TAGGCTTTGATACCTTCGTCATATTGCAGCTTGATGATATCATATACCTCTTCCGCTACCTGCATATTTTCCCTGAGCGTCTGCCATTCGATGTAGTCACTCTTATAGCTTGCCAGTGCAGCCTGATAGTCAGTGTGAATCGCACTTTTTACATCCGATACATTCACTTCCAAACGCTCTTCCTGTAATTGGGCGATCTGCAGTTCCTGTATTCTTCTTGTCCCCTGGAAGATGGGAAGGCTAAGTTGCAGACCGGCAGCAGAAGTAGGATATGCCTGCTGATAGAGTTGTGACATCTCATCATTCAAATAAATCCAGTTGTAATTGGCAAATGCAGAAATGGTGGGCAGGAAGCTCCAGCGGTAATAACTTGTATTGAGCTGTAACAACTGTCTTTGTGTTTGAAGCTGCTGATATTCTACTCGCTTACTGTATTCAAGCAGCTGTGTGGTATCTATTGCGATATCCTGTGCCATAAGCTCGTAGTCATAAACAAGCTCCAGTTCTTTGTCAATAGGATAACCCATCAACTCTTTGAGGTAAGCAAATTTAACTCCCAGAGATTCCTGCGCTCTTTTCAGGTCTGCCCGGGTATTGGCCAGGGTGATGCTGGCCCTCTGGTAATCTGTCTTATCTACCAGTCCGCTACGGTATTGGCTGAGGGCATCATTGTACTGTTTTTCCTGACGGACAATGTTTTCGTCCAGAATCTGGAGTTGTTGCCTGGTAAGCAAAATATCGTAGAAGGCCTTACTGACATTTACTACAGTATTGATTTTGCTTTCCTTGGTATTTTGGTCCAACTGATCACGTGTGTAGCTGGCCGCTTTTGAAGCCAATAACACATCTCTGCTGTAAATAGTCTGATCGGCTTGCAGAATAATGTTGGAATTGTTTTTTCTTCCGATGGTGATCAGCTGATCTCCGAAGGCAGTGGTTTGTAACTTAAAATTATGCGAAGCATTATAGCGGGCTGAAATTTGAGGTAGCCAGGCAGAAAGACTTGCCTTAATTTCTCTTTCCCCGATAGCTTCATCAATGAGTGCCTGCTTTACTGCTGGTTTATGAGATAGGGCATAGTCTACACAGTACGCAAGACTGAACTCCCCGGCTACGGTATCCGCATTGATCTGAGCTTTTAAAGGAAACATTATACTCAGGAAACCCAACAGAAGTGGTACAAGATCAAAAAAAGTTTTCATGTACGATGATATTGTCAATGATTGATGCTACTGATTGGTTATTGCCTTAATACGTAGCGCTTTGAAGTCACAATGAACGGTCCCACATATCTCCTCTAACGCAGACCGAATGAATGAACAGGGGCTCATTATGATTAATCTATTGCCTAAGTAATACAAAAAGCAGCTATTCAAAATAGTATGTAAAAAGCACACATTATTGATGGGTTTACGGTATCATTCGCTTTAGGTTAATGAGTTTTTCAAAAAAAACGATCATTTTTTTAAAATAACACCAATGGCGCAGAAGAATCTATTTGATCCAATTTAAGCCTGAGTATTAATCGTTAAGCAAGTAGAATTTTACCTATGAAAAATAGCAGATAAACAGCGCAGGCCAGTCCTCAGCTAACGCTCTCTATCAGTCAAGGATTCATCTTTTTTTCAGGAGGCTGTCGCCGCCATGGTTCAATAGATGATGCTCTTGATCAGCGTGGCGATTAGACATCCTTCTTTTTATTGAGCCGGGTAGAGCGGGCATGTGCAGAGATACATCCGAATAAATATGGCTTTGATGAAAAATCACAAACCTCTGGCCTCATTGTCAAGGGGGGGGTAACCAACTCAATTAGGTTGCAACATATATCAGAAAAAAGTAGTGGCCAATACTGCCGGTGTTGAGGCTGGTCGCCAGGTTGTAACTCTGTCTCAAATCAATATTCAATCATTGTAAAGCCTCCCATGTTTGCTGAAAACCGAACGAAGAAACACTGTGTGAACTCAATTTGCTTAAAAAGTACTTAAAATGGTCATGTAACTTAAAGAGTACTTGTCTTTATATGATTTTGTGAGAAAAAGCAGTAAATACTCAAATATTCACAATATTAAGTGATAGATTTTTAATATTGTTGCAAAATAATTAAGTTGTTGAAATACTACTACAAAATCATTTTTTATAACACTACCTATACTACTTCATCAATTTGGAAGACAAACACTCAAATAATGAGCAGGAAATCATAAAAAAAATTGCTGAAGGAGATCACCATGCTTTCAGAGAAATTTATGACTGCTACAAAGATTTGCTTTACGGCTACAGTTTCAAGCTTACCAAGTCAAAATTGATGGCTGAAGAAGCGGTTCAGGAAATATTCATGAAAGTCTGGAATAACAGAAGAAAGCTTAATCCTGAGCTATCTATTAAAGCTTACCTTTACAAAATTACGCAAAACCATATCTACAATGTCTTAAGAAACGCAGCCTATAGTGACAAACTCAGAGAGCAAATTTTTTACCATCGGCTCAATTCACATTTCAGCACTGAAGATCAGGTGATCTATAATGAGCTGGAAGCTTTTAAAGACCAAGCTATTGCCTGCTTACCTGCCAGAAGGCAGATGATCTTCCGGATGAGCCGGGTACAGGGACTCAGCCATGAAGAAATTGCCGGTCAACTGGGTATTTCTCAACATACGGTCAAAGATCAGATTGTCAAGTCTCTTAAATCTATCAAAGAATACCTGAAAATACATGCGGATATTGCTGTTAGCATTACGCTCTTGGCTCAGCTTTCTTGGTAAGCTTCTGCTGACTTTATTATGCAATTGTCCATACTTTCCCCGGCCTGTGACCTTCTCAAAGGTACATGCATAAATTTTTAGTATTCTCATTATCAAATAATTGCCATAAAATAGCAGCGTTTGTTCTGGTTTTCTTTTATGAAACGGATGGAAGATGTATTGCATGAACCATTCATTCCGAAGTCAGGAGCCAGCGGGATCAGGTAACGCCAGTCCTGTTCATTTCGCCAGAGATGCAGATACTTAGCATCCCGGGGTGGAACATCCCGTGTGGAACACATAACCCTCTTGGAAATCATAGATTTTAACATTGCCAAGCATCTTTCGTCAGTTGCCACTAGGGGATGACTTGATGGCTTATTTTTCCATGACTTGTGAATATACGCTAGCTGGCTTTACTGAACGGGATCAAGAAACAAAAGAAGTCTCTAGAGTAACTGACCCTTGGGCATAATAAAAAAAAATAAAAAAATTCTCTGCCCGATCGTCCCTCCATCCTACTCATGTGTAATAGGGGTATACTTCAATCATTAAACCCCGGAGCCTTGGCTAACCCTCAATATATCAAATCATTATTCTACAAATTTCTGGAGGATAGCTGTACTCCTGATGAAATAGAGACCATCATCTACTACCTGAAAAACTCGGATGATGCCGCAGGCTTCCCTCGGATAGAGGAAGTGAGGGCAAGGTTGGGGGAGCTTCCCAGAATGAATGCTGACCGTGCTGACGAAATATTTGGTCGGATTGTTAGCAGTGAGGCTTTGTTTGCCCCATCTATTGCCGGAAAACCCAAGCCTGACTACCGTTGGCGCTACTGGAGCATTGCCGCCACTTTCCTGGGCTTTGTATTGCTATCAGGCATGTTTTATTGGTTTTATGCCTCTTCTGACTCCTTACAATATGCTACCACATTCGGGGAAACCAGAAAGATCAGTCTGCCCGATGGTACAGAAGTGATGCTCAATGCAAATTCAGAGCTTCGTCTATCTGAGTCCTGGCAGGAGCAAGACATCCGCGAAGTATGGCTGGAGGGTGAAGCTTTCTTCTCGGTAGTGCATACCCAAGATAACAGAAGGTTTCTGGTACATACTGCGGATAATTTTACAGTAGAAGTATTGGGTACACAATTTAACGTCAATAGCAGGGATGAGAAAGCAACAGTGGTACTGAACTCGGGCAAGGTAAAAGTGAAGACACAAGGGCAGGAAGGTAAGGCCCAATGGGTGATGCAACCTGGTGATCTGGTAGAATACGAACGTGAAAGCCGGCAAATCAACCAAAAAACTGTGGATACCACCCTCTATACCTCCTGGAAAGATAACCTGTTGCTATTCAAGGATACTCCTCTTGAAAAAATAGCAGGGCTGATCAAGGATAATTATGGATATGAGGTTGGGTTTGAAAACGACAGCCTGGCACATTTATATTTTACTGGTTCAAACCCTGCGGATCAACCGGAGCTATTACTCAAAACACTGGCGCGCTCTTTTGACCTCAATATAAAGAGGGAGAATGGGCGTATCACATTGGAAGAAAAGCAGAAGAACGCCCCTTAAGCCGGTATTTGCCGGAAAGCGAATAATAATACATACAACTTAAAAACTACTCAGACTATGAAACACTTTCACCGATGTATCATGTGCATCCTTTTTTTGAGTATGCTCTCCTTTGATCTTCATGCGCAGCAACTGGCATCGGCAGCGAAGCTTAACAAGGGGGATGAGCCTCAGCAAAAAGACAAGAAAGCGCTCTCAGGAGTTATCTTATCTCTGGAGTCGCGTTATAATGTACGTTTCAACTTCAACAGTCAGATTGTCAAAGATAAGTTTGTGGATACTGAATTGATGAACAGCCTTCCACATGACAGCCTGCACGTAGTATTAGATCGGCTGCTATCGCCTTTGTCCCTCGACTACGAGAAGATCAGCTCTGAGCACTATGTGATTTTTGCTGAACAGAAAGAGGAAACCGGGCTTATGCCCTTACAAAAACAACAGCTGAAGCTACTGGCAGATGGTGGAAAAATACCCAGGCAGGCACTGGTAGCTGCCCTGGACGATAGGCCCAGTCTTAGTCATGAACGGATGATGGATAAAACCATCAGCGGAAAAATTACTGACGAAGAGAGTGGTGAAGGACTTCCCGGTGTAAATGTACTGGTAAAGGAGTCCACCGTAGGTACAGTTACAGATATTGACGGTAATTACAAGCTCACCATTGACGATGATGCTAACACCCTTATATTCTCATCCATCGGCTATACTACGCAGGAAATTGATATTCAGGGACGCTCAGTGATCAATGTGCAGCTCACTCCAGACATCAAGTCCTTGGAAGAAGTAGTAGTTATCGGTTACGGTGAGCAGAAGAAGGAAAGCGTGGTAGGTTCAATTGTACAGACCTCCGGCGAAGTATTGCAGCAGTCAGGTGGGGTAAGTACCGTTGGCCAGGCCCTGACGGGTAGAGTACCTGGCGTAATCACGGTTAGTAATACCGGGATGCCTGGAGAGGAAAATCCCGAAATCTACATCCGTGGTAAGAGTACCTGGAACGGCAGCGGACAGCCTCTGGTACTGGTAGATGGGGTGGAGCGGAGCATGAACGATATCAACATCAATGATATTGAAAAGTTATCGGTACTTAAAGATGCTTCCGCTACCGCGGTATTTGGGGTAAAAGGTGCTAATGGTGTAATCCTGATTACCACCAAAAGAGGAAAAAAAGGAAAGCCTCAGCTTTCACTATCAGCAAACGCTACGGTAAAAACACCCTCTAAAATTCCTCAGAAACTGGATGCCTACCGGGCTCTGGGTGTGGTCAACGATGCCATAGAGCGTGAGGTGACAGGCATAGAAGAGTCATGGGCGGATTACACCCCCCGGGCTGTTATGGATATTTACCGCAATCCGGCGAATCAATACGAGAGAGAGCGCTATCCCGATGTAGATTGGGCTGATGTGGTGATGAAAGATTTCGCGATGGACTATAATGTCAATCTTTCCGTACGCGGAGGATCTGACTTTGCCAAGTATTTTGGTGCCATCGCCTATCAGCGGGTAGGTGATATATTTGATGGCTCCGGCTACGACAACGGAAGGAGCTATCAGCCAAATTTCAGCTACGACCGTTTCAACTACCGCAGCAACATAGATTTTGACATTACCAGTACCACCCGAGTGTCTGTAAATCTCTCTGGTCATTATGGCATACAGCGCACAATAGGTAACGGAGATATGCGACTGGTGTATTCCAGCCTTTACGGTATGGCACCCAGCCTGTTCTATCCTATTCACGAAGACGGAACTTACGGTAAAGACCCGGCAAACATCTGGGATACTACCAATCCTCTTATGATCATGACCAGTAAAGGTTCGGTACAGGAGCATAGGATACAGGTGAATACGGATTTTATTCTGGAACAAAGGTTAGACATGCTGCTTCCCGGCCTTATGTTCAGAGGGCGTCTGGCTTATGACAATAACTTTAGTGGCCAGGGTGGAGTAAGGGAAAACAATCCCGCAGGCATGGATAATGTGATCTATAAGCGTTACCTGGATAATGGTGAAGAATTATTCATCACACCTCCCGGCGATAACCAGTTTGACTATGTGATTCAGCCCTGGTACTATGATCCGCTAGAAATCTGGGCACCCAGCCGCAGGTTATTTTATCAGCTTTCACTCAACTATGACCAGACCTTCGCTGAAAAGCATAATACGACAGTACTGCTGCTCATGAACCGTGAAGAATATGCTGAGGGGTCCATGTTTCCCCGCTACCGTGAAGACTGGGTAGCCCGGGCTACTTACAATTATGACGAAAGGTACTTTCTGGATGTAAATGGAGCCTATAATGGTACCGAAAGGTTTGGACCAGGCTACCGCTTTGAGCTCTTCCCTTCCGTAGCCCTGGGCTGGATGGTTTCCAATGAAGCTTTTATGCAGTCGGCCGGATGGCTGGATATGTTCAAAATCCGTGGCTCTTATGGCGAGGTGGGGGACGATAATGTCTCTGGTCGCTGGGGGTATATTTCCCAGTGGGCTT
Proteins encoded:
- a CDS encoding TolC family protein; amino-acid sequence: MKTFFDLVPLLLGFLSIMFPLKAQINADTVAGEFSLAYCVDYALSHKPAVKQALIDEAIGEREIKASLSAWLPQISARYNASHNFKLQTTAFGDQLITIGRKNNSNIILQADQTIYSRDVLLASKAASYTRDQLDQNTKESKINTVVNVSKAFYDILLTRQQLQILDENIVRQEKQYNDALSQYRSGLVDKTDYQRASITLANTRADLKRAQESLGVKFAYLKELMGYPIDKELELVYDYELMAQDIAIDTTQLLEYSKRVEYQQLQTQRQLLQLNTSYYRWSFLPTISAFANYNWIYLNDEMSQLYQQAYPTSAAGLQLSLPIFQGTRRIQELQIAQLQEERLEVNVSDVKSAIHTDYQAALASYKSDYIEWQTLRENMQVAEEVYDIIKLQYDEGIKAYLDLVLAETDLRTAQLNYYNALYNVLASKLDLQKALGNIDFN
- a CDS encoding RNA polymerase sigma factor; the protein is MEDKHSNNEQEIIKKIAEGDHHAFREIYDCYKDLLYGYSFKLTKSKLMAEEAVQEIFMKVWNNRRKLNPELSIKAYLYKITQNHIYNVLRNAAYSDKLREQIFYHRLNSHFSTEDQVIYNELEAFKDQAIACLPARRQMIFRMSRVQGLSHEEIAGQLGISQHTVKDQIVKSLKSIKEYLKIHADIAVSITLLAQLSW
- a CDS encoding FecR family protein → MANPQYIKSLFYKFLEDSCTPDEIETIIYYLKNSDDAAGFPRIEEVRARLGELPRMNADRADEIFGRIVSSEALFAPSIAGKPKPDYRWRYWSIAATFLGFVLLSGMFYWFYASSDSLQYATTFGETRKISLPDGTEVMLNANSELRLSESWQEQDIREVWLEGEAFFSVVHTQDNRRFLVHTADNFTVEVLGTQFNVNSRDEKATVVLNSGKVKVKTQGQEGKAQWVMQPGDLVEYERESRQINQKTVDTTLYTSWKDNLLLFKDTPLEKIAGLIKDNYGYEVGFENDSLAHLYFTGSNPADQPELLLKTLARSFDLNIKRENGRITLEEKQKNAP
- a CDS encoding SusC/RagA family TonB-linked outer membrane protein, which gives rise to MKHFHRCIMCILFLSMLSFDLHAQQLASAAKLNKGDEPQQKDKKALSGVILSLESRYNVRFNFNSQIVKDKFVDTELMNSLPHDSLHVVLDRLLSPLSLDYEKISSEHYVIFAEQKEETGLMPLQKQQLKLLADGGKIPRQALVAALDDRPSLSHERMMDKTISGKITDEESGEGLPGVNVLVKESTVGTVTDIDGNYKLTIDDDANTLIFSSIGYTTQEIDIQGRSVINVQLTPDIKSLEEVVVIGYGEQKKESVVGSIVQTSGEVLQQSGGVSTVGQALTGRVPGVITVSNTGMPGEENPEIYIRGKSTWNGSGQPLVLVDGVERSMNDININDIEKLSVLKDASATAVFGVKGANGVILITTKRGKKGKPQLSLSANATVKTPSKIPQKLDAYRALGVVNDAIEREVTGIEESWADYTPRAVMDIYRNPANQYERERYPDVDWADVVMKDFAMDYNVNLSVRGGSDFAKYFGAIAYQRVGDIFDGSGYDNGRSYQPNFSYDRFNYRSNIDFDITSTTRVSVNLSGHYGIQRTIGNGDMRLVYSSLYGMAPSLFYPIHEDGTYGKDPANIWDTTNPLMIMTSKGSVQEHRIQVNTDFILEQRLDMLLPGLMFRGRLAYDNNFSGQGGVRENNPAGMDNVIYKRYLDNGEELFITPPGDNQFDYVIQPWYYDPLEIWAPSRRLFYQLSLNYDQTFAEKHNTTVLLLMNREEYAEGSMFPRYREDWVARATYNYDERYFLDVNGAYNGTERFGPGYRFELFPSVALGWMVSNEAFMQSAGWLDMFKIRGSYGEVGDDNVSGRWGYISQWASGGAAYMNNSNPWGQRSPYTFYQEDVIGNPDLHWETATKANLGFDLTLMNNLFTANFDVFKEERNDIIVVGDDRSVPSFLGFKAPDLNVGRTRVQGFELALGFNHYVNPELKLWSNVAFTQARSKILYREEPELKDDHLKTEGFPIGLYKRPINGELMSSWDDVYMSVPLANDMQYRRPGYYDMLDFNADGRHDGNTDSAPYGYPQQPINTWNWTLGANYHNLSVMVQFYGSYNATKQHTVWDFHKFTPLYFEHNTDYWTVDNPNAETVLPSWKGGAATDGYRNFFDASYVRLKNAEVAYTFTGGSANYKVFVNGNNLFLWSHLPDDRESNRSGDSYVRGEYPTFRRFNVGVNVNF